One part of the Aurantibacillus circumpalustris genome encodes these proteins:
- a CDS encoding phosphatase PAP2 family protein, with amino-acid sequence MIKTYFDYIKKNTSYKNALLTSFVTITYLLGSALLIGFKTDQLFLAFLFNSLYFATLSSRKFILGFSIFIIFWIIFDSMKAFPNYLINSIHVEDLYLQEKTLFGINFNNSIYTPNEYLSQHATTFLDVLAGFFYLNWVPVPLAFACYLFVKNKKAFLQLSLTFLFVNLIGFVIYYVFPAAPPWYVAEYGFEINHTTPGHTGALARFDDFFGVNVFGSLYSKSSNVFAAMPSLHSAYPVIVLYYGLKNKLGWVNILFTIFMLGIWFSAIYTNHHYTLDVLAGVSCAVVGIFIFQKVLLKNKLFVSFMSKYEQTISSAT; translated from the coding sequence ACTTACCTTCTTGGATCTGCTCTTCTAATTGGGTTTAAAACCGACCAGTTATTTTTAGCTTTTTTATTTAATTCCCTTTACTTCGCTACTTTATCAAGTAGAAAATTCATTCTTGGTTTTTCAATCTTCATAATATTTTGGATCATTTTTGATTCTATGAAAGCGTTTCCGAATTACCTTATAAACTCTATTCATGTTGAAGATCTTTATTTACAAGAAAAAACACTTTTTGGGATAAACTTCAATAACAGCATTTACACACCCAACGAATATTTATCGCAACACGCAACGACATTTCTAGACGTACTCGCAGGATTTTTTTATTTGAATTGGGTTCCTGTTCCTTTAGCCTTTGCTTGTTACCTTTTTGTGAAAAACAAAAAAGCCTTTCTTCAGCTTTCTTTAACTTTTCTTTTTGTAAACCTCATTGGATTTGTAATCTATTACGTTTTTCCGGCCGCACCACCATGGTATGTTGCTGAATACGGTTTTGAAATAAATCACACGACTCCAGGCCATACAGGCGCGTTAGCTCGTTTTGATGATTTTTTTGGAGTTAATGTGTTTGGATCCTTATACTCGAAAAGTTCGAATGTGTTTGCAGCCATGCCTTCATTGCACTCAGCTTATCCTGTTATTGTATTGTACTACGGATTAAAAAACAAATTGGGCTGGGTAAATATTCTCTTTACAATTTTTATGTTAGGTATTTGGTTCTCGGCCATTTATACCAACCACCACTACACTTTAGATGTATTGGCTGGAGTTTCTTGTGCCGTAGTAGGAATTTTTATTTTTCAAAAAGTTCTTCTCAAAAATAAATTATTCGTTTCTTTTATGTCTAAATACGAACAAACAATAAGTTCTGCTACGTAA
- a CDS encoding DUF4421 family protein — MWIHRSAAFIFMKEQEPFNDTSYYSRYKERLVVTLPLSTRYVNFEFKDKSSSSVLKYSPNNLYDLGISVNTKLMSFFLNTGATLLDNDQGIKGKTNYKDFQFNVYGKKSTIDFSLQTYNGFYINNSTSFNSYDASQKPYEIRPDISVVSLGFNYYYVSNYRKFSYRGSFAFTECQKKSAGSLLTGGYFSIFSMTADSNLVSKSFTPYFDPLTNIKTGSVLNYGLNVGYIYTFVIRRKFHATISLVQGLGVDLTSGTKEDDSKVESKSNLSSKQNLRIALGYDRGNFFYGIMGMFDFYYFDNKERATFNYSYGKFRLFAGYRFNMTGKKKKVFRKLNLIDYRL; from the coding sequence ATGTGGATTCATAGAAGCGCTGCTTTCATTTTTATGAAAGAACAAGAACCTTTTAACGATACAAGTTATTATAGCCGGTATAAAGAAAGATTGGTAGTTACTTTACCTCTTTCAACGCGCTATGTGAATTTTGAATTCAAAGACAAATCATCGAGTAGCGTATTAAAATACTCGCCCAATAATTTATACGATCTTGGAATAAGCGTAAACACCAAGCTCATGAGTTTCTTTCTGAATACTGGTGCAACGCTTTTAGATAATGATCAAGGTATTAAAGGAAAAACAAATTATAAGGACTTTCAATTTAATGTTTACGGAAAAAAATCAACTATTGATTTTTCACTTCAAACTTATAACGGATTTTACATTAACAATTCAACCTCCTTCAATTCATACGACGCAAGCCAAAAACCTTATGAAATAAGACCTGATATTTCGGTAGTGTCGTTAGGCTTTAATTATTATTACGTTTCAAATTATAGAAAATTCTCTTATAGGGGTTCGTTTGCTTTTACAGAATGTCAAAAGAAAAGTGCCGGATCGCTTTTAACTGGTGGGTATTTTTCTATATTTAGTATGACTGCCGATTCAAATTTAGTTTCAAAATCATTTACCCCCTACTTTGATCCCCTTACAAACATTAAAACGGGATCTGTTTTAAATTACGGCTTAAATGTTGGGTACATTTATACATTTGTAATCAGAAGAAAATTTCACGCCACAATTTCTTTAGTTCAAGGTCTTGGAGTTGATCTCACTTCTGGCACCAAAGAGGATGATTCAAAAGTTGAATCTAAATCAAACCTTTCTAGTAAACAAAATTTAAGAATAGCTTTAGGTTACGACAGAGGAAATTTTTTCTACGGAATCATGGGAATGTTTGATTTTTACTATTTCGATAATAAAGAACGCGCTACTTTTAATTATTCTTATGGAAAATTCAGATTATTTGCTGGCTATCGATTTAATATGACAGGAAAGAAAAAGAAAGTATTTCGAAAATTAAATCTCATCGATTACAGACTATAA
- a CDS encoding universal stress protein, with protein METLLIATDFSNSAKNASYYAADLAKYFSAKLVLVNAVNLPLGGFDSVQPLEMLSVLKTSAEGALKILKKELIERIGYDPDIICVAEAGSVFEVVSDAATKYSAELIIMGIVGEANKLKEKFIGSSVLSVARDSDLPLFVIPENARYQPIKTISFACDLDHIKDSTLIYSARYFATIFNAELEIVSVSAQGNDSADEKSESIQFIDEHLKNVKHKNVFVKDDSAGEALEYYLKFHKTNMLMIHPKKHKLFESLFEGSVTKHLIFSSETPLLIIH; from the coding sequence ATGGAAACACTGCTTATTGCCACTGATTTTTCTAACTCCGCTAAAAACGCTTCTTATTACGCGGCTGACCTAGCAAAATATTTTAGCGCTAAACTCGTTTTGGTAAACGCGGTTAATTTGCCTTTAGGTGGCTTTGACTCTGTTCAACCATTAGAAATGCTTTCAGTACTTAAAACGTCGGCAGAGGGAGCTTTAAAAATATTAAAGAAAGAATTAATTGAAAGAATTGGGTATGACCCTGACATTATCTGCGTTGCAGAAGCGGGGTCTGTGTTTGAAGTAGTTAGTGATGCTGCAACGAAATACAGCGCAGAGTTGATTATAATGGGTATTGTAGGTGAAGCAAATAAATTAAAGGAAAAATTTATAGGAAGTTCTGTTTTGAGTGTTGCGCGCGATTCTGATTTGCCTTTATTTGTTATTCCTGAAAACGCAAGGTATCAACCAATTAAAACAATTAGTTTCGCCTGCGATCTCGATCATATTAAAGATTCAACTTTGATATATTCAGCAAGGTATTTTGCAACTATTTTTAATGCTGAGCTCGAAATTGTAAGTGTAAGCGCACAAGGTAACGATTCGGCTGATGAGAAGTCAGAGTCGATTCAGTTTATTGATGAACACCTAAAGAATGTGAAACATAAAAATGTTTTTGTTAAGGATGATTCTGCTGGTGAGGCTTTAGAGTATTATCTCAAGTTTCATAAAACAAACATGCTCATGATTCATCCAAAAAAGCATAAACTTTTTGAAAGTCTTTTTGAAGGAAGTGTTACCAAACATTTAATTTTTTCAAGCGAAACCCCATTGTTAATCATTCATTAA
- a CDS encoding thioredoxin family protein, which produces MYKFHALLYHLKKWSLLLLVFSFGRVYSQNHRDSLDQEPLIKNLTVEEFNKRIHSGLVLVYLKADWCAICKKQTPIINELVAEQNNKLKLLIIDTEANPLINDYFEVPGLPLMYIYKDGKHVWDRIGLTEKKLILDQLNYFTK; this is translated from the coding sequence ATGTATAAATTTCACGCACTTCTTTATCATTTAAAAAAATGGTCTTTATTACTACTTGTTTTTAGTTTTGGAAGAGTCTATTCTCAAAACCACAGAGATTCGTTAGATCAAGAACCACTTATTAAAAATCTCACCGTTGAAGAATTTAATAAACGTATTCACTCAGGGCTAGTACTCGTTTATTTAAAGGCCGACTGGTGTGCTATTTGCAAAAAACAAACACCTATTATCAACGAACTGGTAGCTGAACAAAATAATAAACTAAAGCTATTGATAATCGATACTGAAGCAAATCCATTAATCAACGACTATTTCGAAGTTCCAGGGCTCCCCCTGATGTACATCTATAAGGATGGTAAACATGTTTGGGACAGAATCGGCTTAACAGAGAAAAAATTAATTCTTGATCAGTTGAATTATTTTACAAAATAA